The following is a genomic window from Marinococcus sp. PL1-022.
TTCAGCGTCTTTGACCATTTGTTCAATGTCTTCTTCAGAGAGACCGGAAGAAGAAGTGATGGTAATGGACTGCTCTTTGTTTGTGCCAAGATCCTTCGCACGCACATTTACAATACCGTTGGCATCAATATCGAAGGTTACTTCGATTTGAGGTACGCCGCGCGGAGCTGGTGGAATATCCGTCAGCTGAAAACGGCCGAGCGTTTTGTTGTCTGCGGCCATTTCACGCTCGCCCTGCAGCACATGAATGTCCACAGAAGGCTGGTTGTCAGCCGCTGTTGAGAATGTTTGGGATTTACTTGTCGGAATTGTTGTATTACGGTCAATTAATTTGGTTGTTACGCCGCCCATGGTTTCGATACCAAGAGAAAGTGGTGTAACGTCAAGCAGTACCACGTCTTTTACATCGCCAGTGAGTACGCCGGCCTGAACAGCAGCACCTACGGCTACCACTTCGTCCGGGTTAACACCTTTGTGTGGTTCTTTACCGGTTAAGTTTTTAATACCTTCCTGTACAGCCGGAATACGTGTGGAACCACCAACAAGGATAACCTTATCCACTTCAGAAGCGCTGAGACCGGCGTCTTTCATTGCCTGTCTTGTAGGTCCCATTGTACGTTCAACCAGCTTCGAGGAAAGCTCATCAAACTTAGCACGTGTCAGTGTAAGCTCAAGGTGCTTCGGTCCGCTTTGGTCTGCTGTAATAAACGGAAGAGAAATCTGGGTCTGCGTTACGCCGGAAAGGTCCTTCTTCGCTTTCTCTGCTGCATCCTTCAAGCGCTGCACAGCCATTTTGTCCTGTGAAAGGTCAATTCCGTTTTCCTTGCGGAACTCATCCACCAAATGATCGATGATTACCTGGTCGAAGTCGTCGCCGCCAAGCTTGTTGTCGCCGGATGTGGAACGTACTTCAAAAAAGCCGTCGCCAAGCTCAAGAATGGAAACGTCAAACGTACCGCCGCCGAGGTCAAATACGAGGATCGTCTGGTCCTCTTCTTTTTCAAGACCGTACGCAAGCGCTGCTGCGGTCGGCTCGTTTACAATACGGTCTACTTCAAGACCTGCAACGCGGCCGGCGTCTTTTGTTGCCTGACGCTGGGAGTCGTTAAAGTACGCAGGTACTGTGATAACTGCGTTTGTAACGGTCTCGCCAAGATAGCTTTCAGCGTCCGACTTTAATTTCTGGAGAATAATCGCAGAGACTTCCTGCGGATTGTATTCTTTGCCTTCGATTTCCACAGTGTAATCTGTACCCATATGACGCTTGATGGAACTGATCGTGTTAGGGTTGGTGATGGACTGGCGCTTTGCCACTTCCCCAACCTGGCGTTCCCCGTCTTTGAATGCTACAACTGAAGGAGTTGTGCGGTTACCTTCTGGGTTCGGAATAACCTGTGCCTCGCCGCCTTCCATAACCGCTACACAAGAGTTTGTTGTACCTAAGTCAATACCAATTGTTCTACTCATTTTTCTTCCTCCTATACAGTACTCTATATCTGAATTATTAGTTGTTCACTTTTACCATTGAAGGGCGCAGCACACGATCTTTCAGTCTGTATCCCTTCTGCATTTCTTCCACAATCTGATTGGACTCAAACCCTTCTTCGTCAGCCTGCATGACAGCCTGATGAATGGTTGGGTCAAAGTATTCGCCCTGTGCCGGGATTTCTTCCACACCCTGCTGTTCGAGTGCCGATCTGAACTGATTATAGACCATGGCCATACCGTCAATAAATGACTGGGCACTTTCGTTATCCGGCTGGGTCTGCATCGCTCTTTCAAAGTTATCCATTACCGGCAGAAGATCCTCGGCGAGAGGCTGGACCCGGTATTTGGCATCCTCTTCTTTTTCCGCTTTCGCTCTGCGGCGCACATTTTCCAAGTCTGCCTGGGTACGCAAAGCACGGTTTTTCCATTCTTCTATTTCTTTTTCAAGCTCTGCTTCGCGCGAGCCTGATTCCTCTTCAAGTTCATCCTCTTCAACATCTTCCGGCCCGAGAATTTCAACGTCTTCTTCGGTTAATTCTTCTTCATTTGGTGCCTGCTGTTCTTTTTTTTCCTCTTCCTGCTGCTTGTTCTTTTCGCTCACCTGCGCCACCTCCATAAATGCTGTTGCTATCGTTTAAAAGCCATATTTTACCGGACTCTTTATTAAGTTCATCAACCAATAACAAATACTATCATTAAGAGTCTCTCCGGTACAAGTCATCCAACACATTTGAAAGTCCGTAGGAAAGATGATTTACCAGGCTGATGACTTTTTGATATTCCATTCTTGTGGGCCCAACAATGCCAATGGTCCCAACCGGCTTACCGGCCAGAGAGTACGTAGCAGAAATGATGCTGCAGTGCTCAAACGCTTCATTCGTGTTTTCCTGGCCAATTCTAATTGTCATGCCGTTAATGGTTGGTTTTAAGAGCTCATGAATCAAATGCTCCTCCTCCATTAATTCGAGCAATGCCCGCACACGGTCTACGTCTTTGAATTCCGGCTGGTTGAGCAAATTAGTTTTGCCTCCGTAAAAGATCTTTTCATGCCGTGACTTTCGAAGAGCCTCCTCGGTAAACGAAAGAGCGGCTTCGTAGTTGAGCACGTATCTTTTTAAAACATCTCTTACTTCAGAAAACAGGGCCCGCTGCAGCTGATAAAGTGGAATCCCCCGCAGCCGCTCGTTTAAAATGTTCGTAATTTGTTCGAGCTCCCCTGCTTCAAGCGTTGGCGGAAGAGCCACCGTATGGTTTTCCACATATCCTGTATCCGTCACGATGACGGCTACAGCTGCTTCTTTTCCGATAGGAACAATCTGAATCTGCCTGAGTCTTGATTCAAACATTTCCGGGCCGAGCACAATAGAGGCATAGCTCGTCAATTCAGACAAAATGCCGGCTGTTTCTTTTACAGCTTCTTCAGCCTCGAGTATTTTACCGGCAAAAAGCGATTGAATGTTATTCATCTCAGGTTCACTGAAACGGTACGGCAGCAGCAGATGGTCCACATACAGCCGGTAAGCTTTCTGGGAAGGAATGCGTCCGGACGAGCTGTGGGTTTTTTCGAGAAAACCGAGCTCCTCCAAATCCGCCATATCGTTACGGATGGTGGCCGGACTGAACGTAATGCTGTTTTTTTTGGAGATGCTTCTTGAACCTACAGGTTCGGCCGATTGAATATAATCTTCAATGATCGATTGCAAAATGAGTAATTGTCGATCGGTAAGCATTACACATTCTCCTCTGTTAGCACTCGTTTTATCCGAGTGCTAAATCTATTTTATAAGCTATCAAAGGATTTTTGCTTTGTCAATTGTTTTCAGGCTCATCATCCAATAAAAATAAAGCAAACACTTCATTACCGAGCAGCTTCCCTTCCTCTGTTAGAAACAAGCGGCCGTCTGCTTCTGTGAGCCACTCCTTCTGCTTCGCTTCCTGAATGCTGTCCGGATAGATGTCTTCCACGGCACAGCCGTATTTCTGATAAAAACGCTCAGTAGATACACCTTCATATAAACGAAGCCCGAGAAACATCTCCTCTTCGATCTGTTCTTTTCTCGTTACCGGATGCGTCGTCTGGACCGGGTCCCCTTTTTCCTGAACCGCCTGGATGTAGTGGTTCAACGGTTTAATGTTGGCATATCGCACGCCGTCGGTGTAACCGTGAGCGCCGGCGCCGGCACCAATATATTCTTCATTCTGCCAGTATATCCGGTTGTGACGGCTGCTGTGCCCGGCACGTGCAAAATTGCTGATTTCATAAGCATGAAGACCATGGCTTTCGAGACGTTCCACAAGCAGCTCATACATGTCCGCTTCCTCTTCCTCCGGCAGCGGAGCAATCTTTCCTTCCCTCCACCAGTTATAAAACCGGGTCTGCTTTTCGATTTTCAGGGAATAGGCAGACACATGCGGGGGATCAAGCGCCATCGCTTCATCAAGCGTCTCTTCCCAATCCTTCATCGTCTGGCCCGGCAGCCCGAACATTAGATCAATCGAAATATTATCAAAGCCAGCCTGTCTGGCAGCCTGGACTGTTTCTTTTGCTTCGTCCGCCGAATGCCCCCGGCCGATACTGTTTAACTGGGAATCGTGAAACGTCTGAACACCAATGCTCAGCCGGTCAACTCCACCTGCCTTCAGCAGCGAAAGCTTCTCTTCCCCCACATCTCCCGGATTTACCTCCACCGTATATTCCTTGAGCTGTGCCACCGGAACGTGCCGGTCCATGATCTGCATCAGCTTCTCCACCTGAACGGCCGAAAGAGCTGTAGGTGTTCCCCCTCCGATATAAACCGTCTGCAGCTGGTCCATCGTATAGGAATCGAGCTCCCGGTCCAGCGCTTCTAAATATTCATCCACCGGCTGATTGTTAATGAGAAATTTATTAAAATCACAATAATAACAAATGTATTCGCAAAAAGGGATGTGGACGTACAATCCTTTGGCCACGCTTTTCTCTCCTTCTTTATGGAAAAAGCAAAGGCCGCCCGGAAGGCAGCCCGCTTTGCTTAGTCTTTATCCATCTTTAATACAGACATAAATGCTTCCTGCGGAACATCTACTTTTCCAACGCTTTTCATCCGCTTTTTACCTTCCTTCTGCTTTTCAAGCAGCTTACGCTTCCGCGTAATGTCGCCGCCGTAGCATTTGGACAAAACGTTTTTTCTCATGGCTTTGATCGTCGAGCGGGCAATAACGCTTTTTCCAATGGTCGCCTGCACCGGCACTTCAAACTGCTGGCGCGGAATTAAATCCTTTAATTTTTCAACAATAGCTTTCCCGCGTTCATAGGCTACGTCCCGGTGGACAATAACGGACAGCGCATCCACGCTTTCTCCGTTTAACAAAATATCCATCTTCACGAGATTGCTTTCTTTAAAGCCGATAAACTCATAATCAAATGAGGCATACCCTTTCGTCTGCGACTTCAACTGGTCGAAAAAGTCGTAGACAATTTCGGTTAACGGAAGGTCGTAGACGATATTTACACGCGTATCATCCATATACTTCATGTCTTTAAATTCCCCGCGCTTAGCCTGGCAGAGCTCCATGACGGCACCCACGTAATCATTTGGCACCATGACGGTCGCTTTTACGAACGGCTCTTCCACCCATTCCACCTGCTGGGCGTCCGGCATATTGGAAGGGTTATCGATCTCTTTCATTTCACCGTCCACCATCTGCACGTGATAAATAACGCTCGGTGCAGTGGTGATCAGCTCGATATTATACTCACGCTCGATGCGCTCCTGAATAATTTCCATATGAAGCAGGCCAAGAAACCCGCAGCGGAAGCCGAAGCCGAGTGCCTGGGAGGTCTCTGCTTCAAACTGCAGCGAGCTGTCGTTAAGCTCCAGCCGTTCAAGTGCATCCCGGAGGGCGTTATACTTACTTGCATCTGTCGGGAACAGGCCGCAGAAAACCATCGGATTCATGCGTTTGTAGCCCGGCAGCGGCTCTGAAGCCGGATTGTGAGCGTTTGTAATCGTATCACCGACTCTCGAATCACCGACGTTTTTAATGCCGGCAATCAAAAATCCAACGTCTCCCACTGTCAGTTCATCGCAGGAGACTGGCTTCGGGTTAAATACGCCCACGTCCGATACTTCGAATTCCTTTCCGGTCTGCATCATCCGGATTTTTTCTCCCGGCTTGACCGTTCCTTCTTTAATCCGGATATAGGCGATAACTCCCCGGTACGTATCATATACAGAGTCGAAAATCATCCCCTGCAGAGGAGCCGAAGGGTCGCCCTGCGGAGGCGGCACCTTTTCAACGATCTGTCTTAAAATTTCGTCTGTGCCTATCCCATCCTTCGCGGAAGCAAGCACTGCCTCCGAAGCGTCCAGGCCGATAACGTCTTCGACTTCCTGTTTCACCCGCTCAGGCTCTGCGCTCGGCAGATCCACTTTATTGATGATAGGCAGAATTTCCAGATCGTTATCGAGGGCAAGATACACATTGGCGAGCGTCTGGGCTTCAATGCCCTGAGCGGCGTCTACAATCAGAAGAGCCCCCTCACAGGCTGCCAGGCTCCGCGACACTTCATAGGAAAAGTCGACGTGCCCCGGAGTGTCAATCAGGTGAAAAATGTACTCCACTCCGTCTGTATGTGTGTATTTCAGCTGTACAGAATTAAGTTTAATCGTAATACCGCGTTCTCTTTCTAAATCCATCGCATCCAGCATCTGGTCTTTCATTTCACGCTGGGTCAACGCACTGGTCGATTCTAAAATCCGGTCAGCAAGCGTCGATTTCCCGTGATCAATATGGGCGATGATCGAAAAGTTACGAATGCGCTTCTGGCGCTCAAGTTTTT
Proteins encoded in this region:
- the dnaK gene encoding molecular chaperone DnaK codes for the protein MSRTIGIDLGTTNSCVAVMEGGEAQVIPNPEGNRTTPSVVAFKDGERQVGEVAKRQSITNPNTISSIKRHMGTDYTVEIEGKEYNPQEVSAIILQKLKSDAESYLGETVTNAVITVPAYFNDSQRQATKDAGRVAGLEVDRIVNEPTAAALAYGLEKEEDQTILVFDLGGGTFDVSILELGDGFFEVRSTSGDNKLGGDDFDQVIIDHLVDEFRKENGIDLSQDKMAVQRLKDAAEKAKKDLSGVTQTQISLPFITADQSGPKHLELTLTRAKFDELSSKLVERTMGPTRQAMKDAGLSASEVDKVILVGGSTRIPAVQEGIKNLTGKEPHKGVNPDEVVAVGAAVQAGVLTGDVKDVVLLDVTPLSLGIETMGGVTTKLIDRNTTIPTSKSQTFSTAADNQPSVDIHVLQGEREMAADNKTLGRFQLTDIPPAPRGVPQIEVTFDIDANGIVNVRAKDLGTNKEQSITITSSSGLSEEDIEQMVKDAEENAEADKKRKEEVEVRNEADQLVFTTEKTLNDLGENVTEEEKQQAEDAKEKVKTALEGEDIEAIRTAKDELQEIVQQLTTKMYEQAAQQAQQEQGEAGGESSDDTVDADYEDVKDDNDNSDNNKNS
- the grpE gene encoding nucleotide exchange factor GrpE translates to MSEKNKQQEEEKKEQQAPNEEELTEEDVEILGPEDVEEDELEEESGSREAELEKEIEEWKNRALRTQADLENVRRRAKAEKEEDAKYRVQPLAEDLLPVMDNFERAMQTQPDNESAQSFIDGMAMVYNQFRSALEQQGVEEIPAQGEYFDPTIHQAVMQADEEGFESNQIVEEMQKGYRLKDRVLRPSMVKVNN
- the hrcA gene encoding heat-inducible transcriptional repressor HrcA produces the protein MLTDRQLLILQSIIEDYIQSAEPVGSRSISKKNSITFSPATIRNDMADLEELGFLEKTHSSSGRIPSQKAYRLYVDHLLLPYRFSEPEMNNIQSLFAGKILEAEEAVKETAGILSELTSYASIVLGPEMFESRLRQIQIVPIGKEAAVAVIVTDTGYVENHTVALPPTLEAGELEQITNILNERLRGIPLYQLQRALFSEVRDVLKRYVLNYEAALSFTEEALRKSRHEKIFYGGKTNLLNQPEFKDVDRVRALLELMEEEHLIHELLKPTINGMTIRIGQENTNEAFEHCSIISATYSLAGKPVGTIGIVGPTRMEYQKVISLVNHLSYGLSNVLDDLYRRDS
- the hemW gene encoding radical SAM family heme chaperone HemW, which produces MAKGLYVHIPFCEYICYYCDFNKFLINNQPVDEYLEALDRELDSYTMDQLQTVYIGGGTPTALSAVQVEKLMQIMDRHVPVAQLKEYTVEVNPGDVGEEKLSLLKAGGVDRLSIGVQTFHDSQLNSIGRGHSADEAKETVQAARQAGFDNISIDLMFGLPGQTMKDWEETLDEAMALDPPHVSAYSLKIEKQTRFYNWWREGKIAPLPEEEEADMYELLVERLESHGLHAYEISNFARAGHSSRHNRIYWQNEEYIGAGAGAHGYTDGVRYANIKPLNHYIQAVQEKGDPVQTTHPVTRKEQIEEEMFLGLRLYEGVSTERFYQKYGCAVEDIYPDSIQEAKQKEWLTEADGRLFLTEEGKLLGNEVFALFLLDDEPENN
- the lepA gene encoding translation elongation factor 4 yields the protein MKEQEKLERQKRIRNFSIIAHIDHGKSTLADRILESTSALTQREMKDQMLDAMDLERERGITIKLNSVQLKYTHTDGVEYIFHLIDTPGHVDFSYEVSRSLAACEGALLIVDAAQGIEAQTLANVYLALDNDLEILPIINKVDLPSAEPERVKQEVEDVIGLDASEAVLASAKDGIGTDEILRQIVEKVPPPQGDPSAPLQGMIFDSVYDTYRGVIAYIRIKEGTVKPGEKIRMMQTGKEFEVSDVGVFNPKPVSCDELTVGDVGFLIAGIKNVGDSRVGDTITNAHNPASEPLPGYKRMNPMVFCGLFPTDASKYNALRDALERLELNDSSLQFEAETSQALGFGFRCGFLGLLHMEIIQERIEREYNIELITTAPSVIYHVQMVDGEMKEIDNPSNMPDAQQVEWVEEPFVKATVMVPNDYVGAVMELCQAKRGEFKDMKYMDDTRVNIVYDLPLTEIVYDFFDQLKSQTKGYASFDYEFIGFKESNLVKMDILLNGESVDALSVIVHRDVAYERGKAIVEKLKDLIPRQQFEVPVQATIGKSVIARSTIKAMRKNVLSKCYGGDITRKRKLLEKQKEGKKRMKSVGKVDVPQEAFMSVLKMDKD